One segment of Actinomyces sp. 432 DNA contains the following:
- a CDS encoding ComF family protein produces the protein MPPSRSGTLTAALRLVLPVTCAGCGRWDVALCQECAALLAAQPHRVEHVDAAGDLPVWALATYAGPIRALVLGWKSGAREDLGRLMSQVGQDAGGWLAAHLPDQVVAAAASSGHLLVVPAPSGLRRRARGLLVAADLADAVARGLAAGWPAAGTPGPARAVTVASTDVLRRRLGSGGVHQAGRSAAQRRANRSEPPRVLAPVRGAGVVLVDDVVTTGATLGACARALRQAGAVVGAALVVAAAPPPARGRPITVPGGPVPSESAPARPSRPRTQVGTSDVPPQPGTAAYA, from the coding sequence ATGCCCCCGTCCCGCTCCGGCACGCTCACCGCCGCGCTGCGCCTCGTTCTACCCGTGACCTGTGCGGGCTGCGGCCGCTGGGACGTTGCCCTGTGCCAGGAGTGCGCCGCGCTGCTCGCCGCGCAGCCGCACCGGGTGGAGCACGTCGACGCGGCCGGCGACCTGCCGGTATGGGCGCTTGCCACCTACGCAGGCCCCATCCGCGCCCTGGTCCTGGGCTGGAAGAGCGGAGCGCGGGAGGACTTGGGGCGCCTAATGTCCCAGGTGGGGCAGGACGCGGGCGGATGGCTCGCAGCCCACCTGCCGGACCAGGTGGTGGCGGCCGCAGCCTCGAGCGGGCACCTGCTGGTGGTGCCGGCGCCGTCGGGACTGCGACGGCGCGCACGCGGGCTGCTGGTGGCGGCGGACCTGGCCGACGCCGTCGCGCGGGGCCTGGCAGCGGGCTGGCCTGCTGCCGGCACCCCGGGGCCGGCGCGAGCCGTGACGGTGGCCAGCACGGACGTGCTGCGACGTCGCCTCGGTTCCGGGGGCGTGCACCAGGCGGGCCGCTCGGCGGCCCAGCGGCGGGCGAACCGCTCCGAGCCGCCGCGGGTACTGGCACCGGTGCGAGGCGCGGGAGTAGTGCTGGTGGACGACGTGGTCACCACCGGGGCGACCCTGGGCGCCTGTGCGCGAGCGCTGCGGCAGGCCGGGGCGGTAGTCGGGGCCGCCCTGGTGGTGGCGGCGGCTCCCCCGCCGGCCCGCGGGCGCCCGATCACGGTCCCCGGCGGGCCGGTACCCAGCGAGTCGGCACCTGCCCGTCCCAGCCGGCCACGCACCCAGGTCGGCACCAGTGACGTACCGCCCCAGCCGGGCACCGCTGCGTACGCGTAG
- a CDS encoding LpqB family beta-propeller domain-containing protein, with protein MTGAESSGSSAAPGLTRQMPRRSMLAAMLLGGGALAACTALPTSGEITESDLPGITEEQLIQTAAGPVDGATPDEIVTGFLRACVAGLFDDFATARAFLTDAASASWQPSASVGIYEGSTMPVVTVVEHEVTVTVDLIGTIDAGGAFTAASEPDHACHYVLSANTSGQWRIAELPAGMLLSDGDLSAGFASAPLFFLTPDHSRLVPELRWLPRHEFPRRLIEALLGGPSHWLAAGATTAVPEAAAVGDDGVVVEAGVANVDLTGLGGPHALEGSQAALVVAQIRATLVGAADITQVRGVVVRADGEELGGAAPLPAVDAAPGAVVGMCLGAVVQGTTSTRTTLVTAQTLGAGTASHPTLGADGTVYVLSRSSLLRVPPGQSAADVIMSVGDADSGEDSGTGAEQDAQDGAREDPDPGAAAGPGGVGLLPPVADRHHWVWTGAEGELLAVDDRGRRVRPAAAWLDGRKVISFDVSAESSRIVVRHSAGTGAADERVSVAAITRDEGAPAGLGEPLELPAATGARTGAVVWYDALSIAVLPTAPEGQTPTGVLRVPVGGPLATTITSPAAVAITADRATGAVQLTDAAGRIWQQTGTAWRVSATDVTDIAYPLP; from the coding sequence GTGACTGGGGCCGAGTCCAGTGGCTCCTCCGCTGCGCCCGGGCTCACTCGGCAGATGCCCCGGCGCAGCATGCTCGCCGCCATGCTCCTAGGTGGGGGAGCGCTCGCCGCGTGCACGGCGCTGCCCACGTCCGGAGAGATCACCGAGTCAGATCTCCCGGGCATCACCGAGGAGCAGCTCATTCAGACCGCGGCCGGCCCGGTGGACGGCGCGACGCCGGATGAGATCGTCACCGGGTTCCTGCGTGCCTGCGTAGCCGGCCTGTTCGATGACTTCGCCACCGCCCGGGCCTTCCTCACCGATGCCGCCTCCGCCTCCTGGCAGCCGAGCGCCAGCGTAGGGATCTACGAGGGCTCCACCATGCCCGTCGTCACGGTAGTCGAGCACGAGGTCACGGTTACGGTGGACCTGATCGGCACTATCGACGCGGGCGGAGCGTTCACCGCGGCGTCCGAGCCCGACCATGCCTGCCACTATGTGCTCAGCGCCAACACCTCGGGCCAGTGGCGTATCGCCGAGCTGCCCGCCGGCATGCTGCTGTCCGATGGCGACCTGAGCGCGGGCTTCGCATCGGCCCCGTTGTTCTTCCTGACCCCGGACCACTCCCGCCTGGTACCCGAGCTGCGGTGGCTGCCCCGGCACGAGTTTCCCCGCCGCCTGATTGAGGCGCTTCTGGGCGGGCCCTCGCACTGGCTTGCCGCAGGTGCGACCACGGCGGTGCCCGAGGCGGCCGCGGTAGGCGATGACGGTGTAGTCGTCGAGGCGGGCGTCGCGAACGTGGACCTGACCGGACTGGGCGGTCCCCACGCGCTGGAGGGCTCACAGGCAGCACTTGTGGTGGCGCAGATACGCGCAACCCTGGTCGGGGCGGCGGACATCACCCAGGTACGGGGTGTCGTCGTGCGCGCGGACGGGGAGGAGCTCGGTGGCGCGGCGCCGCTGCCCGCGGTTGATGCGGCGCCGGGAGCGGTCGTCGGAATGTGCCTGGGGGCGGTGGTGCAGGGGACAACCTCGACGCGAACCACTTTGGTTACGGCCCAGACCCTGGGTGCAGGAACGGCCTCCCACCCCACGCTGGGCGCGGATGGAACTGTCTACGTTCTGAGCCGTTCGAGCCTGCTGCGCGTGCCGCCGGGGCAGAGCGCGGCGGACGTCATTATGTCGGTGGGCGATGCCGATTCCGGGGAGGACTCGGGGACCGGCGCAGAGCAGGATGCGCAGGACGGCGCGCGGGAGGACCCCGACCCGGGCGCTGCGGCCGGGCCCGGCGGCGTCGGGCTGCTGCCGCCTGTCGCCGACCGCCACCACTGGGTCTGGACCGGTGCCGAGGGCGAGCTCCTGGCGGTTGACGACCGTGGTAGGAGGGTTAGGCCGGCCGCCGCCTGGCTGGACGGTCGGAAGGTGATTTCCTTTGACGTCTCAGCCGAGTCCAGCCGCATCGTGGTGCGTCACAGCGCGGGCACGGGCGCGGCCGACGAGCGCGTTAGCGTGGCGGCCATTACCCGTGACGAGGGCGCTCCGGCAGGCCTGGGCGAGCCGCTCGAGCTGCCTGCGGCGACCGGGGCGCGCACCGGCGCAGTCGTGTGGTACGACGCGCTGAGCATCGCGGTCCTGCCCACGGCCCCTGAGGGGCAGACGCCGACCGGAGTCCTGCGGGTTCCAGTCGGCGGGCCACTTGCCACCACGATCACCTCCCCGGCAGCGGTTGCCATCACCGCCGACCGCGCCACCGGGGCGGTGCAGCTCACCGACGCGGCGGGGCGCATCTGGCAGCAGACCGGCACAGCCTGGCGCGTAAGCGCCACCGACGTGACGGACATCGCCTACCCATTGCCCTGA
- the secA gene encoding preprotein translocase subunit SecA: MSIVDRILRIGEGRTLKKLDALATQVEALAEDYKDFTDAELREQTAEFKQRYADGETLDELLPEAFATVVEAADRVLGQRPYHVQIMGGAALHQGNIAEMKTGEGKTLVATMPSYLRALTGKGVHVVTVNDYLAEYQSDLMGRVHRFLGLSTGCVLATQNPAQRRKQYQCDITYGTNNEFGFDYLRDNMAQRPEDLVQRGHAFVIVDEVDSILIDEARTPLIISGPATGDVNKWYKEFAKLAQRLRAGRDYEVDEKKRTVGVLAPGIERVEDYLGIDNLYEAENTPLIGFLNNAIKAKELFHLDKDYIVRDGEVLIVDEHTGRVLPGRRYNEGMHQAIEAKERVDIKAENQTLATITLQNYFRLYPEGSRSGMTGTAETEAAEFSGTYGIGVVPIPTNKPMIRQDQPDLVYTNVAAKLAAVVDDIAERHAAGQPVLVGTTSVEKSEQLSRLLDKRGIPHEVLNAKQHAREAAVVALAGRKGAVTVATNMAGRGTDIMLGGNAEHIAVTALKEAGLDPEENAEEYEKAWPEALAAAQESCAAEHDEVVELGGLYVLGTERHESRRIDNQLRGRSGRQGDPGESRFYLSMEDDLMRMFASGAAQRIMSSGAYPDDVPIESKMVTRAIASAQRQVESRNYEIRKNVLKYDDVMTEQREKVYSERRRVLDGEDLEPQLAGFRAQAVGTIVAARTQEGRPDEWDLDALWNDLAHVYPVSVTQEDLIEEVGGRDLLSTERLSAELSDDAAVAYEEAEQRLNDNPIARAQLGEEPMRALERRVLLAVVDKRWREHLYEMDYLKEGIGLRAMAQRDPLVEYANEGAHMFKAMMEGIREETVEQVFANAARFDAAAARAAAAQEDAEGESATAAAGTAAPSATERPARGRSAAVASVMGAAGQEPLKQRLTYTAPSEDGTATAATEPAARGRDAARPAAAGAAAAGATRPAGSAAGGGNRKQRRAAARKRRK, encoded by the coding sequence GTGTCGATTGTCGACCGGATCCTGCGCATCGGTGAGGGACGGACCCTCAAGAAGCTCGATGCCCTCGCCACCCAGGTGGAGGCCCTCGCCGAGGACTACAAGGACTTCACCGATGCGGAGCTGCGCGAGCAGACCGCGGAGTTCAAGCAGCGCTACGCCGATGGGGAGACCCTGGACGAGCTCCTTCCCGAGGCCTTCGCCACCGTCGTAGAGGCGGCCGACCGGGTGCTCGGCCAACGCCCCTACCACGTGCAGATCATGGGCGGCGCCGCCCTGCACCAGGGCAACATCGCGGAGATGAAGACCGGTGAGGGCAAGACCCTAGTGGCCACCATGCCCTCCTACCTGCGCGCGCTGACCGGTAAGGGCGTCCACGTGGTCACCGTCAACGACTACCTGGCCGAGTACCAGTCCGACCTCATGGGGCGCGTGCACCGCTTCCTGGGCCTGTCCACCGGCTGCGTGCTGGCCACGCAGAATCCCGCCCAGCGGCGCAAGCAGTACCAGTGCGACATCACCTACGGCACCAACAACGAGTTCGGCTTCGACTACCTGCGCGACAACATGGCCCAGCGTCCGGAGGACCTGGTCCAGCGCGGGCACGCCTTCGTGATCGTCGACGAGGTGGACTCGATCCTCATTGACGAGGCCCGCACGCCGCTGATCATCTCCGGCCCCGCCACCGGTGACGTGAACAAGTGGTACAAGGAGTTCGCCAAGCTTGCCCAGCGCCTGCGCGCCGGCCGCGACTACGAGGTCGATGAGAAGAAGCGCACCGTGGGCGTGCTCGCCCCCGGCATCGAGCGGGTGGAGGACTACCTGGGCATCGACAACCTCTACGAGGCGGAGAACACGCCCCTGATCGGCTTCCTGAACAACGCCATCAAGGCCAAGGAGCTGTTCCACCTGGACAAGGACTACATCGTGCGCGACGGTGAGGTCCTCATCGTCGACGAGCACACCGGCCGCGTCCTGCCCGGGCGCCGCTACAACGAGGGCATGCACCAGGCCATTGAGGCCAAGGAGCGGGTGGACATCAAGGCTGAGAACCAGACCCTGGCCACCATCACCCTGCAGAACTACTTCCGCCTGTACCCGGAGGGATCCCGCTCCGGCATGACCGGTACCGCCGAGACCGAGGCCGCCGAGTTCTCCGGCACCTACGGGATCGGCGTGGTCCCAATTCCCACAAACAAGCCGATGATCCGCCAGGACCAGCCGGACCTGGTATACACCAACGTGGCCGCGAAGCTGGCCGCGGTCGTCGATGACATCGCCGAGCGGCACGCGGCCGGCCAGCCCGTGCTGGTGGGCACCACCAGCGTGGAGAAGTCCGAGCAGCTCTCGCGGCTGCTGGACAAGCGCGGCATCCCGCACGAGGTCCTCAACGCCAAGCAGCATGCACGTGAGGCCGCCGTCGTCGCCCTGGCGGGCCGCAAGGGCGCCGTCACCGTGGCCACCAACATGGCCGGACGCGGCACCGACATCATGCTGGGCGGCAACGCCGAGCACATTGCGGTGACGGCCCTGAAGGAGGCGGGGCTGGATCCGGAGGAGAACGCCGAGGAGTACGAGAAGGCCTGGCCCGAGGCGCTCGCGGCGGCGCAGGAGTCCTGCGCCGCGGAGCACGACGAGGTCGTCGAGCTGGGCGGGCTGTACGTGCTGGGCACCGAGCGGCACGAGTCCCGCCGTATCGATAACCAGCTGCGCGGGCGCTCCGGCCGCCAGGGGGATCCGGGTGAGTCGCGCTTCTACCTGTCCATGGAGGATGACCTGATGCGCATGTTCGCCTCCGGGGCTGCGCAGCGCATCATGAGCTCCGGCGCCTACCCCGACGACGTGCCGATCGAGTCGAAGATGGTCACTCGCGCGATCGCCTCCGCCCAGCGGCAGGTCGAGTCGCGTAACTACGAGATCCGCAAGAACGTCCTGAAGTACGACGACGTCATGACCGAGCAGCGCGAGAAGGTGTACTCCGAGCGGCGCCGCGTCCTGGACGGGGAGGACCTGGAGCCGCAGCTGGCCGGCTTCCGCGCCCAGGCGGTGGGCACGATCGTGGCCGCCCGCACGCAGGAGGGACGCCCCGACGAGTGGGACCTGGACGCCCTGTGGAATGACCTGGCCCACGTCTACCCGGTCAGCGTCACTCAGGAGGACCTGATCGAGGAGGTCGGCGGTCGCGACCTGCTTTCCACCGAGCGCCTGTCCGCCGAGCTCAGCGATGACGCCGCCGTTGCCTATGAGGAGGCCGAGCAGCGTCTCAATGACAACCCCATCGCCCGCGCGCAGCTGGGGGAGGAGCCCATGCGAGCGCTGGAGCGGCGCGTCCTGCTGGCCGTTGTGGACAAGCGCTGGCGCGAGCACCTGTATGAGATGGACTACCTGAAGGAGGGCATCGGCCTGCGCGCCATGGCCCAGCGGGACCCGCTGGTGGAGTACGCCAACGAGGGTGCCCACATGTTCAAGGCCATGATGGAGGGGATCCGGGAGGAGACCGTCGAGCAGGTGTTCGCCAACGCCGCCCGCTTCGATGCCGCGGCCGCCCGCGCCGCAGCCGCGCAGGAGGATGCGGAGGGCGAGTCTGCTACCGCGGCGGCGGGTACCGCTGCGCCGTCCGCCACTGAGCGGCCCGCCCGCGGGCGCAGTGCCGCCGTGGCCTCGGTTATGGGGGCTGCCGGTCAGGAGCCCTTGAAGCAGCGCCTGACCTACACGGCGCCTTCGGAGGACGGCACCGCTACTGCGGCCACCGAGCCCGCGGCTCGAGGCCGGGACGCGGCCCGGCCCGCGGCCGCCGGTGCAGCTGCCGCCGGCGCTACGCGGCCGGCCGGCTCCGCAGCGGGCGGAGGCAACCGCAAGCAGCGGCGGGCGGCGGCCAGGAAGCGGCGCAAGTAG
- the mtrA gene encoding MtrAB system response regulator MtrA — protein MRTRILVVDDDTALAEMIGIMLEAEDYTPSFCADGAKALEAFRETDPDLVLLDLMLPGIDGVEICKLIRAESDVPIIMLTARTDTQDVVAGLEAGADDYVTKPFKSKELLARVRTRLRRNIDANGAEHVRAGDLDIDVSGHQVHRGETVINLTPLEFDLLVTLARTPWKVFTREELLEQVWGYQHAADTRLVNVHVQRLRAKIEKDPEHPSIVVTVRGVGYRAGDGK, from the coding sequence ATGCGCACTCGCATTCTGGTCGTTGACGATGACACTGCCCTGGCCGAGATGATCGGCATCATGCTCGAGGCGGAGGACTACACTCCGTCCTTCTGCGCCGACGGCGCGAAGGCTCTGGAGGCCTTCCGGGAGACAGACCCGGACTTGGTCCTGCTGGACCTGATGCTGCCCGGCATTGACGGCGTGGAAATCTGCAAGCTGATCCGCGCCGAGTCCGATGTGCCGATCATCATGCTCACTGCGCGTACGGACACCCAGGATGTGGTCGCCGGGTTGGAGGCCGGCGCGGATGACTACGTCACCAAGCCGTTCAAGTCCAAGGAGCTGCTCGCCCGCGTGCGCACCCGCCTGCGCCGCAATATCGACGCCAATGGCGCCGAGCACGTACGCGCCGGGGACCTGGACATCGATGTCTCCGGCCACCAGGTGCACCGCGGAGAGACGGTCATCAACCTCACTCCCCTTGAGTTCGACCTGCTGGTGACCCTTGCGCGCACGCCCTGGAAGGTGTTCACGCGCGAGGAGCTTCTGGAGCAGGTCTGGGGATACCAGCACGCCGCAGACACCCGCCTGGTCAACGTTCACGTGCAGCGCCTGCGCGCCAAGATCGAGAAGGACCCGGAGCACCCCAGCATCGTGGTCACCGTACGCGGAGTCGGCTACCGCGCCGGCGACGGCAAGTGA
- the mtrB gene encoding MtrAB system histidine kinase MtrB has translation MDAQSPVRNAGRQGAPSPLRAARRSLGTSMVLFATVTGVVLIAVLLVAVTITIRNDVFAERRAAILADARQRAVTTQSVFDAAAVETAEDLTATAQAQLSAINDSFAGAGGKGVALRRASGEASNTIINDLATDADLAALITEELAAQVEAGAPGAQYSQPVGIPDGHGGTDPGLVVGSRINLPLAGGYDLFLVYTLAPEQHVIDLATRAIIIAGAGFLLLLLLGLWALTSRVLIPVRRASLAAQRLAGGHLQERLPVAGENEIATLSRSFNNMADSLEAQIQAWESLSKVEKLFVSDVSHELRTPLASIRLAAEQIWQARDEIKDPFAARSLEILMREIDRFEQMLSDLLEISRIDSGRVQLRSAEADISAVVRGVLDLVAVHVEASGSPIRLHLPDAPAVAEVDVARVERIVRNLIVNALEHAEGSPIDITVAASDDAVAVRVRDHGVGMSPDVVKKVFDRFYRADPSRKRTLGGTGLGLSISLEDAVLHGGTLVAWGWPADGASFLLTLPRRLGPDATPGAFTKPGPLDVVPDDAPPVSRVGARTVEPGQVPPAVPALTPSPASRRSDVERDVEQEEPEAPAPAALSGGEPEPPVPAGAHGSGEGPSARTPEDVDARRKQGEVRR, from the coding sequence GTGGACGCCCAGAGCCCGGTCCGGAACGCGGGGCGCCAAGGCGCGCCGTCCCCACTGCGGGCGGCACGCCGGTCCCTTGGCACCTCCATGGTGCTGTTCGCGACCGTGACCGGAGTGGTGCTCATCGCCGTCCTGCTGGTTGCCGTCACCATAACCATCCGCAACGACGTCTTCGCCGAGCGGCGTGCCGCAATCCTGGCCGATGCCCGCCAGCGGGCGGTGACCACCCAATCGGTATTCGACGCGGCCGCGGTTGAAACTGCTGAGGACCTGACCGCCACCGCCCAGGCGCAGCTGTCAGCCATCAACGATTCCTTCGCGGGCGCGGGCGGTAAGGGGGTAGCACTGCGCCGGGCCTCCGGTGAGGCCTCCAACACCATAATCAACGACCTGGCCACCGATGCCGACCTGGCTGCGCTCATAACCGAGGAGCTCGCGGCCCAGGTGGAGGCAGGCGCACCCGGCGCCCAGTACTCCCAGCCCGTGGGCATCCCCGACGGCCACGGCGGCACCGACCCCGGGCTGGTCGTCGGCTCCCGGATCAACCTGCCCCTGGCGGGTGGGTACGACTTGTTCCTCGTCTACACCCTGGCGCCAGAGCAGCACGTCATCGACCTGGCTACCCGCGCCATCATCATCGCCGGCGCAGGCTTCTTGCTGCTGCTGCTGCTGGGCCTGTGGGCCCTGACCTCCCGTGTACTCATCCCCGTGCGCCGCGCCTCCCTGGCCGCCCAGCGGCTGGCCGGCGGGCACCTCCAGGAGCGGCTGCCAGTGGCGGGGGAGAACGAGATCGCTACCCTTTCCCGCTCCTTCAATAACATGGCCGATTCCCTGGAGGCGCAGATTCAGGCCTGGGAGAGCCTGTCGAAGGTGGAGAAGCTATTCGTATCCGACGTGTCCCACGAACTGCGTACTCCACTGGCCTCCATTCGGCTGGCGGCCGAGCAGATCTGGCAGGCGCGTGACGAGATCAAGGATCCTTTCGCCGCACGCAGCCTGGAGATCCTCATGCGGGAGATTGATCGCTTCGAGCAGATGCTGTCCGACCTGCTCGAGATCTCCCGCATCGACTCCGGACGGGTCCAGCTGCGATCCGCGGAGGCGGATATCAGCGCCGTCGTACGTGGCGTGCTCGACCTGGTTGCCGTGCACGTAGAGGCCTCCGGCTCCCCGATCCGCCTGCACTTGCCCGATGCTCCCGCCGTCGCCGAGGTGGATGTGGCCCGGGTGGAGCGCATCGTGCGCAACCTGATAGTCAATGCGCTCGAGCACGCGGAGGGCTCACCCATCGATATCACGGTTGCCGCCAGTGACGACGCCGTCGCCGTACGTGTGCGCGACCACGGGGTGGGCATGAGCCCGGACGTGGTCAAGAAGGTCTTTGACCGCTTCTACCGCGCCGACCCCTCCCGCAAGCGCACCCTGGGCGGCACCGGGCTGGGCCTGTCCATCTCCCTGGAGGACGCCGTCCTGCACGGGGGCACGCTCGTGGCCTGGGGGTGGCCGGCCGACGGCGCCTCCTTCCTGCTCACCCTCCCGCGCCGCCTCGGGCCCGACGCCACCCCCGGTGCTTTCACCAAGCCGGGACCGCTGGACGTGGTCCCCGACGACGCCCCGCCGGTCTCCCGCGTCGGTGCCCGTACCGTGGAGCCTGGCCAGGTCCCGCCGGCGGTCCCGGCGTTGACGCCGTCTCCGGCGTCTCGGCGCTCGGACGTCGAGCGCGACGTGGAGCAGGAGGAGCCTGAGGCCCCGGCCCCAGCGGCCCTGTCGGGCGGTGAGCCGGAGCCGCCCGTACCTGCCGGCGCGCACGGCTCCGGGGAGGGCCCCAGCGCCCGCACCCCGGAGGACGTGGACGCCCGCAGGAAGCAGGGGGAGGTGCGCCGGTGA
- the hpf gene encoding ribosome hibernation-promoting factor, HPF/YfiA family, with the protein MDINVVGRNAEISSRLRDYVEEKAAKVEQFDPRVQRVEVEITHERNPRQADTAERAEITVISKGPVIRAEASSSDRFAAFDIAMGKLTERLRRARDRKKNHRRYIVDLPESVPPAPAEEPQLPDTDDLPIEDSPTAPTEPGVAVESQLGDSPVVVRQKLHEAVPMTVDEALYQMELVGHPFYLFIEKSTMQPCAVYHRHGWTYGVIRLNAQVSPAD; encoded by the coding sequence ATGGACATCAACGTCGTCGGCCGCAACGCGGAGATCAGCTCGCGCCTGCGGGACTACGTCGAGGAGAAGGCAGCCAAGGTCGAGCAGTTCGACCCGCGCGTGCAGAGAGTCGAGGTCGAGATCACCCATGAGCGCAACCCGCGCCAGGCGGACACGGCCGAGCGCGCTGAGATCACGGTGATCTCCAAGGGCCCGGTAATCCGGGCCGAGGCCAGCTCCTCGGACCGCTTCGCGGCCTTCGACATCGCCATGGGGAAGCTGACCGAGCGCCTGCGCCGGGCACGGGACCGGAAGAAGAACCACCGGCGCTACATCGTCGACCTCCCGGAGTCGGTACCGCCCGCGCCCGCCGAGGAGCCGCAGCTGCCGGACACCGATGACCTCCCCATCGAGGACTCCCCCACGGCTCCCACCGAGCCGGGCGTGGCCGTGGAGTCGCAGTTGGGCGACTCTCCTGTGGTGGTGCGGCAGAAGCTCCACGAGGCGGTACCGATGACGGTCGACGAGGCGCTGTACCAGATGGAGCTGGTCGGTCACCCCTTCTACCTGTTCATTGAGAAGTCCACGATGCAGCCCTGCGCGGTCTACCACCGGCACGGTTGGACCTACGGCGTGATCCGCCTGAACGCCCAGGTCTCCCCCGCCGACTGA